The proteins below come from a single Falco peregrinus isolate bFalPer1 chromosome Z, bFalPer1.pri, whole genome shotgun sequence genomic window:
- the LOC101915699 gene encoding LOW QUALITY PROTEIN: interferon omega-1 (The sequence of the model RefSeq protein was modified relative to this genomic sequence to represent the inferred CDS: deleted 2 bases in 1 codon; substituted 1 base at 1 genomic stop codon), translated as MTFKASQPVSQFIHREGGTXEPIFIMNAFGLIQIGLILLCTTTISSLQCNHLPLQQGKVVENSLKLLDKMGKKFPQQCLREKMSFRFPEQVLKPRQKENVEVVVEEIFQHIFYIFSKNLTLAAWDGTALEQFQNGLHQQIEQLEACVIKKQTHYFRSKEVNRLKLKKYFQKLDCFLKDKKHDLCSWEISRAELRRCLQLIDKVIRKLNN; from the exons ATGACCTTCAAAGCATCCCAGCCTGTCTCTCAG TTCATACACAGGGAAGGAGGAACCTAAGAGCCTATCTTTATCATGAATGCTTTTGGCCTGATACAAATTGGCCTCATACTGTTGTGCACCACCACCATCTCTAGTCTTCAGTGTAATCACCTTCCTTTACAGCAAGGAAAAGTCGTTGAGAACAGCCTGAAACTTTTGGACAAAATGGGCAAAAAGTTTCCTCAACAATGTCTAAGAGAGAAAATGTCCTTCAGATTTCCTGAGCAGGTTCTAAAGcccagacagaaagaaaatgtcgAAGTCGTTGTTGAAGAGATCTTCCAACACATCTTCTATATCTTTAGCAAGAATCTGACTCTAGCTGCTTGGGATGGGACAGCTTTAGAACAATTCCAAAATGGACTTCATCAGCAAATTGAGCAATTGGAGGCATGTGTTATCAAGAAGCAGACCCACTACTTTCGAAGTAAAGAAGTCAACAGGCTGAAATTGAAAAAGTACTTCCAAAAATTAGACTGTtttcttaaagacaaaaaacacGACTTGTGCTCCTGGGAGATCAGCCGTGCAGAATTGAGGAGATGTCTTCAGCTGATTGATAAAGTCATAAGGAAGCTGAACAACTGA